The following coding sequences lie in one Vitis vinifera cultivar Pinot Noir 40024 chromosome 19, ASM3070453v1 genomic window:
- the LOC104877636 gene encoding uncharacterized protein LOC104877636 isoform X1, producing the protein MGQILSIIIRWLWGEKDDKKKPSEKLPLISPPKLGSDTNSSSSRPALQPNPITSPPSLGSCRDYTLQTNLRTHPTPPLSSSSNSSSSPFTHSKTSGASRLQPTLQTHHQLNSSSCGLSIATVSSPVQPKLETHQQLSSSSCSQSSTTHFYPKPVQTHQPLNLSSCGLSSTTVSSPVQPKLETQQQLSSSSCNQSSTTHFYPKPVQTPQPLSSNSCGLSRPSGTSHAQPKIQTHPSLLSSSCSHSSVSGASHFQPNPVTLPLSSVPSSNSGINGASQRNSLGFPLSLDPRSNSRSDDALDLLIPAKFKNQVVGDEKQVSARLHHYNIIEENEERTRVVGKNWWDCSSCEEDLEEGKLRVRWIKHYSSEYKILLVGEGDFSFSASLAVAFASATNITATSLDSIEFLSTNYRHALPNIDKLRSLGAKVMHDVDATKMANVFPFKCMRFDRVVYNFPLAGFFPDEPREDEIWRHRMLVQQFLENAKKLIHIDGEIHITHKSNGFFYEWNLEFLASRVGLRLIEEVPFNFRDYPGYRTKYGFGGDSNFNCSPSKTYKFGHKKTTEKPSYRFMK; encoded by the exons ATGGGTCAAATTCTCTCCATTATTATTCGCTGGTTGTGGGGTGAAAAAGATGATAAAAAGAAGCCAAGTGAAAAACTACCCCTGATTTCTCCACCGAAATTGGGCTCAGACACCAACTCTTCAAGCTCAAGGCCTGCGTTGCAACCAAATCCAATTACTTCTCCACCGAGCTTAGGATCATGTAGGGACTACACATTGCAGACAAATCTACGGACTCATCCTACGCCTCCACTGAGCTCTAGCTCTAACTCTAGCTCTAGCCCATTCACCCACTCCAAAACAAGTGGTGCATCACGTCTTCAGCCAACACTACAGACTCATCATCAACTCAACTCGAGCTCATGTGGCCTCTCTATCGCCACTGTATCATCCCCTGTCCAGCCAAAACTAGAGACTCACCAACAACTGAGTTCTAGCTCATGCAGCCAATCCAGCACAACCCATTTTTACCCAAAACCAGTGCAGACTCATCAGCCACTCAACTTGAGCTCATGTGGCCTCTCCAGCACGACTGTATCATCCCCTGTCCAGCCAAAACTAGAGACTCAACAACAGCTAAGTTCTAGCTCATGCAACCAATCCAGCACAACCCATTTTTACCCAAAACCAGTGCAGACTCCTCAGCCACTCAGCTCCAACTCGTGTGGCCTATCCAGGCCAAGTGGTACTTCTCATGCTCAGCCAAAGATACAGACTCATCCTTCACTACTCTCTAGCTCCTGCAGCCACTCTAGCGTGAGTGGTGCATCCCATTTCCAGCCAAATCCAGTGACTCTTCCACTGAGCTCTGTCCCAAGCAGCAACTCAGGCATCAATGGTGCATCGCAGCGAAACTCTCTGGGTTTTCCACTGAGCTTGGACCCACGCAGCAATTCCAGGTCTGATGATGCATTGGATCTGTTAATTCctgcaaaatttaaaaaccaagTTGTAGGTGATGAGAAGCAAGTTTCTGCACGGCTCCACCATTACAACATAATTGAAGAAAACGAAGAACGAACCAGAGTGGTAGGAAAAAATTGGTGGGACTGTAGCAGCTGTGAAGAAGACCTAGAGGAAGGAAAGCTTAGAGTAAGATGGATAAAGCACTACAGCAGTGAGTACAAAATATTGCTGGTGGGTGAAGGGGACTTCTCATTCTCTGCGTCTTTGGCTGTGGCTTTTGCTTCTGCTACAAATATAACCGCTACTTCTCTTGATTCTATAG AGTTTTTGAGCACAAACTATAGGCATGCCTTGCCCAACATCGATAAACTCCGGAGCTTGGGTGCTAAGGTCATGCATGATGTTGATGCCACCAAAATGGCAAACGTTTTCCCATTCAAATGCATGCGTTTTGATCGAGTTGTTTACAACTTCCCACTCGCTGGATTTTTTCCCGATGAACCCAGGGAGGATGAGATCTG GCGACATCGGATGCTGGTACAACAGTTTTTAGAAAATGCGAAGAAGTTGATTCACATAGATGGAGAAATCCACATTACTCACAAAAGCAATGGCTTCTTTTATGAGTGGAATTTGGAATTTCTAGCCTCAAGAGTTGGGCTAAGACTTATAGAAGAAGTGCCCTTCAATTTTAGGGACTACCCAGGGTACCGCACCAAGTATGGCTTTGGGGGTGACAGTAACTTCAACTGCAGTCCTAGCAAAACTTACAAATTTGGGCATAAAAAAACGACTGAGAAGCCTAGCTACAGATTTATGAAATGA
- the LOC104877636 gene encoding uncharacterized protein LOC104877636 isoform X2 produces MGQILSIIIRWLWGEKDDKKKPSEKLPLISPPKLGSDTNSSSSRPALQPNPITSPPSLGSCRDYTLQTNLRTHPTPPLSSSSNSSSSPFTHSKTSGASRLQPTLQTLETHQQLSSSSCSQSSTTHFYPKPVQTHQPLNLSSCGLSSTTVSSPVQPKLETQQQLSSSSCNQSSTTHFYPKPVQTPQPLSSNSCGLSRPSGTSHAQPKIQTHPSLLSSSCSHSSVSGASHFQPNPVTLPLSSVPSSNSGINGASQRNSLGFPLSLDPRSNSRSDDALDLLIPAKFKNQVVGDEKQVSARLHHYNIIEENEERTRVVGKNWWDCSSCEEDLEEGKLRVRWIKHYSSEYKILLVGEGDFSFSASLAVAFASATNITATSLDSIEFLSTNYRHALPNIDKLRSLGAKVMHDVDATKMANVFPFKCMRFDRVVYNFPLAGFFPDEPREDEIWRHRMLVQQFLENAKKLIHIDGEIHITHKSNGFFYEWNLEFLASRVGLRLIEEVPFNFRDYPGYRTKYGFGGDSNFNCSPSKTYKFGHKKTTEKPSYRFMK; encoded by the exons ATGGGTCAAATTCTCTCCATTATTATTCGCTGGTTGTGGGGTGAAAAAGATGATAAAAAGAAGCCAAGTGAAAAACTACCCCTGATTTCTCCACCGAAATTGGGCTCAGACACCAACTCTTCAAGCTCAAGGCCTGCGTTGCAACCAAATCCAATTACTTCTCCACCGAGCTTAGGATCATGTAGGGACTACACATTGCAGACAAATCTACGGACTCATCCTACGCCTCCACTGAGCTCTAGCTCTAACTCTAGCTCTAGCCCATTCACCCACTCCAAAACAAGTGGTGCATCACGTCTTCAGCCAACACTACAGACTC TAGAGACTCACCAACAACTGAGTTCTAGCTCATGCAGCCAATCCAGCACAACCCATTTTTACCCAAAACCAGTGCAGACTCATCAGCCACTCAACTTGAGCTCATGTGGCCTCTCCAGCACGACTGTATCATCCCCTGTCCAGCCAAAACTAGAGACTCAACAACAGCTAAGTTCTAGCTCATGCAACCAATCCAGCACAACCCATTTTTACCCAAAACCAGTGCAGACTCCTCAGCCACTCAGCTCCAACTCGTGTGGCCTATCCAGGCCAAGTGGTACTTCTCATGCTCAGCCAAAGATACAGACTCATCCTTCACTACTCTCTAGCTCCTGCAGCCACTCTAGCGTGAGTGGTGCATCCCATTTCCAGCCAAATCCAGTGACTCTTCCACTGAGCTCTGTCCCAAGCAGCAACTCAGGCATCAATGGTGCATCGCAGCGAAACTCTCTGGGTTTTCCACTGAGCTTGGACCCACGCAGCAATTCCAGGTCTGATGATGCATTGGATCTGTTAATTCctgcaaaatttaaaaaccaagTTGTAGGTGATGAGAAGCAAGTTTCTGCACGGCTCCACCATTACAACATAATTGAAGAAAACGAAGAACGAACCAGAGTGGTAGGAAAAAATTGGTGGGACTGTAGCAGCTGTGAAGAAGACCTAGAGGAAGGAAAGCTTAGAGTAAGATGGATAAAGCACTACAGCAGTGAGTACAAAATATTGCTGGTGGGTGAAGGGGACTTCTCATTCTCTGCGTCTTTGGCTGTGGCTTTTGCTTCTGCTACAAATATAACCGCTACTTCTCTTGATTCTATAG AGTTTTTGAGCACAAACTATAGGCATGCCTTGCCCAACATCGATAAACTCCGGAGCTTGGGTGCTAAGGTCATGCATGATGTTGATGCCACCAAAATGGCAAACGTTTTCCCATTCAAATGCATGCGTTTTGATCGAGTTGTTTACAACTTCCCACTCGCTGGATTTTTTCCCGATGAACCCAGGGAGGATGAGATCTG GCGACATCGGATGCTGGTACAACAGTTTTTAGAAAATGCGAAGAAGTTGATTCACATAGATGGAGAAATCCACATTACTCACAAAAGCAATGGCTTCTTTTATGAGTGGAATTTGGAATTTCTAGCCTCAAGAGTTGGGCTAAGACTTATAGAAGAAGTGCCCTTCAATTTTAGGGACTACCCAGGGTACCGCACCAAGTATGGCTTTGGGGGTGACAGTAACTTCAACTGCAGTCCTAGCAAAACTTACAAATTTGGGCATAAAAAAACGACTGAGAAGCCTAGCTACAGATTTATGAAATGA